The following are encoded in a window of Acropora muricata isolate sample 2 chromosome 6, ASM3666990v1, whole genome shotgun sequence genomic DNA:
- the LOC136920642 gene encoding lipase maturation factor 2-like isoform X1, which translates to MAAVTNRGASQQVVRQGFLWCMAAIYLFAFTSLYVQIPGLYGHDGILPASYILHDLSTCIDKTPLCTKWAVAGECSRNYGWMVENCMKSCNSCHILDTSFSSVFRKTPTLLWVTPYLGLDTVTGMEFICVIGISTSLVLLLSQTCRDCLSYLTLWFLYYSMLPVGQIFIRYQWDALLLEAGFLAFLVAPWNIVGVPWQICNKFSFVKLGRLRNISRHHDSIMLWLTKWLLFRLMFASGVVKLTYMDKTWWDLSALNWHYESQCIPTPIAWYFQKLPTWFHRLSVVMTYVVEIAVPFLAFAPVRGLRVFVYCSEVFLQLLILLTGNYNFFNLLTIVLCVSLLDDKFILSRVQCLRCRQCVWSCWKKVHQPEAEGKSTKSRQSKDSSEEVELLEKGEAVEENINDEKAVSRSDKASCPPKKINPAEETSTASQLMEHVLDWMNARRENPKLTQAKEFLHGEIFGRIKLVCITLSCFVALVTLTSCSVKWFNIQATKKEPVHCEIAFTPEQLVYAVQLATQFAIWMGFLSLVIEILGAFIRCLLEQCSARLKMWQLFQCSFFSVVALLMFSISLYSLTAVDRVVQRSLPKVVVNLYSKTSYLELTNAYGLFRSMTGVGGRPELLVIGSNSQQGPWEQYNFLYKPGNIYQPPPFVAPHQPRLDWQMWFAALQSYKENPWFLSFLHKLLLGKEDVLQLIGESPFQQSPPKFIRVQLFMYHYTQNASSFWQVLLHSSTEKAWWTREFSKEYLPFLISNSSLATLEAILEGYGVYRPTFLPEVTWGLLHPLILDLRKAHRHLAPTTLINALLSIVVVCLIFKAWWRKSGKKFCSPALNRVCNKEEASEKTTGAKNHSVKENQSINERSTSEKQGVWNAFVAIFCATYMTTRKKVGRWCALLTGKVQEIVQRCKTVWKNRMPSVKKKA; encoded by the exons ATGGCAGCTGTTACAAATCGTGGCGCGAGTCAACAGGTTGTTCGACAAGGCTTCCTTTGGTGTATGGCCGCTATTTATTTATTCGCTTTCACTTCTCTTTATGTTCAAATACCAG GTCTCTATGGACATGATGGTATTCTCCCAGCCAGTTATATATTGCATGACT TGTCAACTTGTATAGATAAGACTCCACTGTGCACAAAGTGGGCAGTGGCTGGAGAATGTTCTAGAAACTATGGTTGGATGGTAGAGAACTGTATGAAGTCTTGTAACAGTTGCCATA TCTTAGACACATCCTTCAGCTCAGTTTTTCGTAAGACACCCACCCTTTTGTGGGTGACCCCTTACCTGGGACTGGACACTGTCACTGGAATGGAGTTCATATGTGTCATAGGCATTTCTACATCTCTTGTTCTGCTTTTATCACAAACATGTAGAGACTGTCTAAGTTACCTGACCTTGTGGTTCCTCTACTATTCCATGTTGCCA GTTGGTCAGATATTCATTCGCTATCAGTG GGATGCTTTGCTATTGGAAGCTGGATTCCTGGCCTTCCTTGTCGCTCCCTGGAACATTGTTGGTGTTCCTTGGCAGATTTGCAACAAATTCTCTTTTGTCAAACTTGGACGACTTAG GAATATATCCCGGCACCACGACAGCATAATGCTTTGGCTGACCAAGTGGCTTTTGTTTCGTCTGATGTTTGCTTCGGGGGTGGTGAAGTTGACTTACATGGATAAAACCTGGTGGGATCTAAGTGCCTTAAATTGGCATTACGAATCGCAG TGCATTCCAACGCCTATAGCTTGGTATTTCCAGAAATTGCCAACCTGGTTTCACAGATTGAGTGTAGTTATGAC TTATGTCGTAGAGATTGCAGTTCCTTTCCTAGCGTTTGCTCCTGTCAGAGGTCTTCGTGTATTTGTCTATTGTAGTGAG GTTTTTCTCCAGCTGTTAATCCTTCTTACTGGTAACTACAACTTCTTCAACCTGCTAACTATCGTCCTTTGTGTTTCTTTGCTGGATGATAAGTTCATTCTCTCTCGAGTTCAGTGTTTACGTTGCCGACAATGTGTATGGTCATGTTGGAAGAAAGTGCATCAAC CAGAAGCCGAAGGGAAGTCAACGAAAAGTAGACAAAGCAAGGATAGCTCGGAAGAGGTAGAACTTCTGGAAAAAGGCGAAG CCGTGGAAGAAAACATAAACGATGAGAAGGCAGTATCAAGGTCAGACAAGGCCTCTTGTCCACCGAAGAAAATAAATCCAG ctgaAGAGACTTCAACAGCCTCACAGCTAATGGAACACGTCTTAGATTGGATGAACGCTCGGCGAGAGAATCCCAAGTTAACCCAAGCTAAAGAATTCCTTCATGGCGAGATTTTTGGTCGAATTAAACTTGTCTGCATTACATTATCCTGCTTTGTCGCGCTGGTTACTTTAACATCTTGCAGTGTCAAGTGGTTTAATATCCAGGCAACGAAAAAGGAACCAGTTCACTGCGAAATAG CGTTTACTCCTGAGCAACTCGTTTATGCTGTTCAGCTTGCCACACAGTTTGCAATATGGATGGGTTTTTTGTCCCTAGTCATCGAAATACTAGGCGCCTTTATCAG GTGCCTGTTGGAACAATGTAGTGCACGCTTGAAGATGTGGCAGTTGTTTCAGTGTAGTTTTTTCTCTGTAGTGGCCTTATTGATGTTTTCTATCAGCTTG TACTCGCTCACAGCAGTGGATCGTGTGGTTCAACGGAGCCTTCCAAAAGTGGTAGTTAATTTGTACAGTAAAACTTCGTATCTGGAACTTACCAATGCTTATGGGCTGTTCAGAAG TATGACAGGTGTTGGTGGTCGACCAGAACTCCTCGTTATAGGCAGCAATTCACAACAAGGCCCCTGGGAG CAATATAACTTTCTGTACAAGCCTGGAAATATTTACCAACCCCCTCCATTTGTTG cGCCTCACCAACCTCGCCTGGACTGGCAGATGTGGTTCGCAGCTTTGCAATCCTacaaagaaaacccttggtTTTTGAGTTTCCTGCACAAGTTGTTGTTAGGAAAGGAAGATGTGTTGCAGCTCATAGGTGAAAGTCCCTTTCAGCAATCCCCTCCAAAGTTCATCCGTGTGCAGCTGTTTATGTACCATTACACGCAAAACGCTTCCAGTTTTTGGCAGGTTCTTTTACATTCGAg TACTGAAAAAGCATGGTGGACACGAGAATTTTCCAAGGAATATTTGCCATTTCTCATCAGTAACAGTTCTCTAGCGACCTTGGAAGCAATACTGGAAGGTTATGGAGTTTACAGG CCAACTTTCCTGCCAGAAGTCACGTGGGGCTTGCTGCATCCGCTAATCCTGGACCTAAGGAAAGCTCATCGACATTTAGCGCCCACCACCCTAATCAATGCTCTTCTCTCCATTGTGGTTGTGTGTCTTATATTCAAGGCTTGGTGGAGAAAATCTGGAAAGAAGTTCTG TTCGCCAGCATTAAACAGAGTATGCAATAAAGAAGAAGCTTCAGAGAAAACTACTGGCGCAAAAAACCATTCCGTTAAAGAAAATCAATCGATAAATGAACGGTCAACATCTGAGAAACAGGGCGTTTGGAATGCTTTTGTGGCAATATTCTGTGCCACTTACATGACAACCCGCAAGAAAGTAGGACGCTGGTGTGCACTTTTGACCGGCAAAGTGCAAGAAATCGTTCAGAGATGCAAAACAGTCTGGAAGAATAGAATGCCCTCAGTAAAG AAAAAAGCATAA
- the LOC136920642 gene encoding lipase maturation factor 2-like isoform X4, whose amino-acid sequence MLPVGQIFIRYQWDALLLEAGFLAFLVAPWNIVGVPWQICNKFSFVKLGRLRNISRHHDSIMLWLTKWLLFRLMFASGVVKLTYMDKTWWDLSALNWHYESQCIPTPIAWYFQKLPTWFHRLSVVMTYVVEIAVPFLAFAPVRGLRVFVYCSEVFLQLLILLTGNYNFFNLLTIVLCVSLLDDKFILSRVQCLRCRQCVWSCWKKVHQPEAEGKSTKSRQSKDSSEEVELLEKGEAVEENINDEKAVSRSDKASCPPKKINPAEETSTASQLMEHVLDWMNARRENPKLTQAKEFLHGEIFGRIKLVCITLSCFVALVTLTSCSVKWFNIQATKKEPVHCEIAFTPEQLVYAVQLATQFAIWMGFLSLVIEILGAFIRCLLEQCSARLKMWQLFQCSFFSVVALLMFSISLYSLTAVDRVVQRSLPKVVVNLYSKTSYLELTNAYGLFRSMTGVGGRPELLVIGSNSQQGPWEQYNFLYKPGNIYQPPPFVAPHQPRLDWQMWFAALQSYKENPWFLSFLHKLLLGKEDVLQLIGESPFQQSPPKFIRVQLFMYHYTQNASSFWQVLLHSSTEKAWWTREFSKEYLPFLISNSSLATLEAILEGYGVYRPTFLPEVTWGLLHPLILDLRKAHRHLAPTTLINALLSIVVVCLIFKAWWRKSGKKFCSPALNRVCNKEEASEKTTGAKNHSVKENQSINERSTSEKQGVWNAFVAIFCATYMTTRKKVGRWCALLTGKVQEIVQRCKTVWKNRMPSVKKKA is encoded by the exons ATGTTGCCA GTTGGTCAGATATTCATTCGCTATCAGTG GGATGCTTTGCTATTGGAAGCTGGATTCCTGGCCTTCCTTGTCGCTCCCTGGAACATTGTTGGTGTTCCTTGGCAGATTTGCAACAAATTCTCTTTTGTCAAACTTGGACGACTTAG GAATATATCCCGGCACCACGACAGCATAATGCTTTGGCTGACCAAGTGGCTTTTGTTTCGTCTGATGTTTGCTTCGGGGGTGGTGAAGTTGACTTACATGGATAAAACCTGGTGGGATCTAAGTGCCTTAAATTGGCATTACGAATCGCAG TGCATTCCAACGCCTATAGCTTGGTATTTCCAGAAATTGCCAACCTGGTTTCACAGATTGAGTGTAGTTATGAC TTATGTCGTAGAGATTGCAGTTCCTTTCCTAGCGTTTGCTCCTGTCAGAGGTCTTCGTGTATTTGTCTATTGTAGTGAG GTTTTTCTCCAGCTGTTAATCCTTCTTACTGGTAACTACAACTTCTTCAACCTGCTAACTATCGTCCTTTGTGTTTCTTTGCTGGATGATAAGTTCATTCTCTCTCGAGTTCAGTGTTTACGTTGCCGACAATGTGTATGGTCATGTTGGAAGAAAGTGCATCAAC CAGAAGCCGAAGGGAAGTCAACGAAAAGTAGACAAAGCAAGGATAGCTCGGAAGAGGTAGAACTTCTGGAAAAAGGCGAAG CCGTGGAAGAAAACATAAACGATGAGAAGGCAGTATCAAGGTCAGACAAGGCCTCTTGTCCACCGAAGAAAATAAATCCAG ctgaAGAGACTTCAACAGCCTCACAGCTAATGGAACACGTCTTAGATTGGATGAACGCTCGGCGAGAGAATCCCAAGTTAACCCAAGCTAAAGAATTCCTTCATGGCGAGATTTTTGGTCGAATTAAACTTGTCTGCATTACATTATCCTGCTTTGTCGCGCTGGTTACTTTAACATCTTGCAGTGTCAAGTGGTTTAATATCCAGGCAACGAAAAAGGAACCAGTTCACTGCGAAATAG CGTTTACTCCTGAGCAACTCGTTTATGCTGTTCAGCTTGCCACACAGTTTGCAATATGGATGGGTTTTTTGTCCCTAGTCATCGAAATACTAGGCGCCTTTATCAG GTGCCTGTTGGAACAATGTAGTGCACGCTTGAAGATGTGGCAGTTGTTTCAGTGTAGTTTTTTCTCTGTAGTGGCCTTATTGATGTTTTCTATCAGCTTG TACTCGCTCACAGCAGTGGATCGTGTGGTTCAACGGAGCCTTCCAAAAGTGGTAGTTAATTTGTACAGTAAAACTTCGTATCTGGAACTTACCAATGCTTATGGGCTGTTCAGAAG TATGACAGGTGTTGGTGGTCGACCAGAACTCCTCGTTATAGGCAGCAATTCACAACAAGGCCCCTGGGAG CAATATAACTTTCTGTACAAGCCTGGAAATATTTACCAACCCCCTCCATTTGTTG cGCCTCACCAACCTCGCCTGGACTGGCAGATGTGGTTCGCAGCTTTGCAATCCTacaaagaaaacccttggtTTTTGAGTTTCCTGCACAAGTTGTTGTTAGGAAAGGAAGATGTGTTGCAGCTCATAGGTGAAAGTCCCTTTCAGCAATCCCCTCCAAAGTTCATCCGTGTGCAGCTGTTTATGTACCATTACACGCAAAACGCTTCCAGTTTTTGGCAGGTTCTTTTACATTCGAg TACTGAAAAAGCATGGTGGACACGAGAATTTTCCAAGGAATATTTGCCATTTCTCATCAGTAACAGTTCTCTAGCGACCTTGGAAGCAATACTGGAAGGTTATGGAGTTTACAGG CCAACTTTCCTGCCAGAAGTCACGTGGGGCTTGCTGCATCCGCTAATCCTGGACCTAAGGAAAGCTCATCGACATTTAGCGCCCACCACCCTAATCAATGCTCTTCTCTCCATTGTGGTTGTGTGTCTTATATTCAAGGCTTGGTGGAGAAAATCTGGAAAGAAGTTCTG TTCGCCAGCATTAAACAGAGTATGCAATAAAGAAGAAGCTTCAGAGAAAACTACTGGCGCAAAAAACCATTCCGTTAAAGAAAATCAATCGATAAATGAACGGTCAACATCTGAGAAACAGGGCGTTTGGAATGCTTTTGTGGCAATATTCTGTGCCACTTACATGACAACCCGCAAGAAAGTAGGACGCTGGTGTGCACTTTTGACCGGCAAAGTGCAAGAAATCGTTCAGAGATGCAAAACAGTCTGGAAGAATAGAATGCCCTCAGTAAAG AAAAAAGCATAA
- the LOC136920642 gene encoding lipase maturation factor 2-like isoform X2 produces the protein MAAVTNRGASQQVVRQGFLWCMAAIYLFAFTSLYVQIPGLYGHDGILPASYILHDLSTCIDKTPLCTKWAVAGECSRNYGWMVENCMKSCNSCHILDTSFSSVFRKTPTLLWVTPYLGLDTVTGMEFICVIGISTSLVLLLSQTCRDCLSYLTLWFLYYSMLPVGQIFIRYQWDALLLEAGFLAFLVAPWNIVGVPWQICNKFSFVKLGRLRNISRHHDSIMLWLTKWLLFRLMFASGVVKLTYMDKTWWDLSALNWHYESQCIPTPIAWYFQKLPTWFHRLSVVMTYVVEIAVPFLAFAPVRGLRVFVYCSEVFLQLLILLTGNYNFFNLLTIVLCVSLLDDKFILSRVQCLRCRQCVWSCWKKVHQQAEGKSTKSRQSKDSSEEVELLEKGEAVEENINDEKAVSRSDKASCPPKKINPAEETSTASQLMEHVLDWMNARRENPKLTQAKEFLHGEIFGRIKLVCITLSCFVALVTLTSCSVKWFNIQATKKEPVHCEIAFTPEQLVYAVQLATQFAIWMGFLSLVIEILGAFIRCLLEQCSARLKMWQLFQCSFFSVVALLMFSISLYSLTAVDRVVQRSLPKVVVNLYSKTSYLELTNAYGLFRSMTGVGGRPELLVIGSNSQQGPWEQYNFLYKPGNIYQPPPFVAPHQPRLDWQMWFAALQSYKENPWFLSFLHKLLLGKEDVLQLIGESPFQQSPPKFIRVQLFMYHYTQNASSFWQVLLHSSTEKAWWTREFSKEYLPFLISNSSLATLEAILEGYGVYRPTFLPEVTWGLLHPLILDLRKAHRHLAPTTLINALLSIVVVCLIFKAWWRKSGKKFCSPALNRVCNKEEASEKTTGAKNHSVKENQSINERSTSEKQGVWNAFVAIFCATYMTTRKKVGRWCALLTGKVQEIVQRCKTVWKNRMPSVKKKA, from the exons ATGGCAGCTGTTACAAATCGTGGCGCGAGTCAACAGGTTGTTCGACAAGGCTTCCTTTGGTGTATGGCCGCTATTTATTTATTCGCTTTCACTTCTCTTTATGTTCAAATACCAG GTCTCTATGGACATGATGGTATTCTCCCAGCCAGTTATATATTGCATGACT TGTCAACTTGTATAGATAAGACTCCACTGTGCACAAAGTGGGCAGTGGCTGGAGAATGTTCTAGAAACTATGGTTGGATGGTAGAGAACTGTATGAAGTCTTGTAACAGTTGCCATA TCTTAGACACATCCTTCAGCTCAGTTTTTCGTAAGACACCCACCCTTTTGTGGGTGACCCCTTACCTGGGACTGGACACTGTCACTGGAATGGAGTTCATATGTGTCATAGGCATTTCTACATCTCTTGTTCTGCTTTTATCACAAACATGTAGAGACTGTCTAAGTTACCTGACCTTGTGGTTCCTCTACTATTCCATGTTGCCA GTTGGTCAGATATTCATTCGCTATCAGTG GGATGCTTTGCTATTGGAAGCTGGATTCCTGGCCTTCCTTGTCGCTCCCTGGAACATTGTTGGTGTTCCTTGGCAGATTTGCAACAAATTCTCTTTTGTCAAACTTGGACGACTTAG GAATATATCCCGGCACCACGACAGCATAATGCTTTGGCTGACCAAGTGGCTTTTGTTTCGTCTGATGTTTGCTTCGGGGGTGGTGAAGTTGACTTACATGGATAAAACCTGGTGGGATCTAAGTGCCTTAAATTGGCATTACGAATCGCAG TGCATTCCAACGCCTATAGCTTGGTATTTCCAGAAATTGCCAACCTGGTTTCACAGATTGAGTGTAGTTATGAC TTATGTCGTAGAGATTGCAGTTCCTTTCCTAGCGTTTGCTCCTGTCAGAGGTCTTCGTGTATTTGTCTATTGTAGTGAG GTTTTTCTCCAGCTGTTAATCCTTCTTACTGGTAACTACAACTTCTTCAACCTGCTAACTATCGTCCTTTGTGTTTCTTTGCTGGATGATAAGTTCATTCTCTCTCGAGTTCAGTGTTTACGTTGCCGACAATGTGTATGGTCATGTTGGAAGAAAGTGCATCAAC AAGCCGAAGGGAAGTCAACGAAAAGTAGACAAAGCAAGGATAGCTCGGAAGAGGTAGAACTTCTGGAAAAAGGCGAAG CCGTGGAAGAAAACATAAACGATGAGAAGGCAGTATCAAGGTCAGACAAGGCCTCTTGTCCACCGAAGAAAATAAATCCAG ctgaAGAGACTTCAACAGCCTCACAGCTAATGGAACACGTCTTAGATTGGATGAACGCTCGGCGAGAGAATCCCAAGTTAACCCAAGCTAAAGAATTCCTTCATGGCGAGATTTTTGGTCGAATTAAACTTGTCTGCATTACATTATCCTGCTTTGTCGCGCTGGTTACTTTAACATCTTGCAGTGTCAAGTGGTTTAATATCCAGGCAACGAAAAAGGAACCAGTTCACTGCGAAATAG CGTTTACTCCTGAGCAACTCGTTTATGCTGTTCAGCTTGCCACACAGTTTGCAATATGGATGGGTTTTTTGTCCCTAGTCATCGAAATACTAGGCGCCTTTATCAG GTGCCTGTTGGAACAATGTAGTGCACGCTTGAAGATGTGGCAGTTGTTTCAGTGTAGTTTTTTCTCTGTAGTGGCCTTATTGATGTTTTCTATCAGCTTG TACTCGCTCACAGCAGTGGATCGTGTGGTTCAACGGAGCCTTCCAAAAGTGGTAGTTAATTTGTACAGTAAAACTTCGTATCTGGAACTTACCAATGCTTATGGGCTGTTCAGAAG TATGACAGGTGTTGGTGGTCGACCAGAACTCCTCGTTATAGGCAGCAATTCACAACAAGGCCCCTGGGAG CAATATAACTTTCTGTACAAGCCTGGAAATATTTACCAACCCCCTCCATTTGTTG cGCCTCACCAACCTCGCCTGGACTGGCAGATGTGGTTCGCAGCTTTGCAATCCTacaaagaaaacccttggtTTTTGAGTTTCCTGCACAAGTTGTTGTTAGGAAAGGAAGATGTGTTGCAGCTCATAGGTGAAAGTCCCTTTCAGCAATCCCCTCCAAAGTTCATCCGTGTGCAGCTGTTTATGTACCATTACACGCAAAACGCTTCCAGTTTTTGGCAGGTTCTTTTACATTCGAg TACTGAAAAAGCATGGTGGACACGAGAATTTTCCAAGGAATATTTGCCATTTCTCATCAGTAACAGTTCTCTAGCGACCTTGGAAGCAATACTGGAAGGTTATGGAGTTTACAGG CCAACTTTCCTGCCAGAAGTCACGTGGGGCTTGCTGCATCCGCTAATCCTGGACCTAAGGAAAGCTCATCGACATTTAGCGCCCACCACCCTAATCAATGCTCTTCTCTCCATTGTGGTTGTGTGTCTTATATTCAAGGCTTGGTGGAGAAAATCTGGAAAGAAGTTCTG TTCGCCAGCATTAAACAGAGTATGCAATAAAGAAGAAGCTTCAGAGAAAACTACTGGCGCAAAAAACCATTCCGTTAAAGAAAATCAATCGATAAATGAACGGTCAACATCTGAGAAACAGGGCGTTTGGAATGCTTTTGTGGCAATATTCTGTGCCACTTACATGACAACCCGCAAGAAAGTAGGACGCTGGTGTGCACTTTTGACCGGCAAAGTGCAAGAAATCGTTCAGAGATGCAAAACAGTCTGGAAGAATAGAATGCCCTCAGTAAAG AAAAAAGCATAA
- the LOC136920642 gene encoding lipase maturation factor 2-like isoform X3: MAAVTNRGASQQVVRQGFLWCMAAIYLFAFTSLYVQIPGLYGHDGILPASYILHDLSTCIDKTPLCTKWAVAGECSRNYGWMVENCMKSCNSCHILDTSFSSVFRKTPTLLWVTPYLGLDTVTGMEFICVIGISTSLVLLLSQTCRDCLSYLTLWFLYYSMLPVGQIFIRYQWDALLLEAGFLAFLVAPWNIVGVPWQICNKFSFVKLGRLRNISRHHDSIMLWLTKWLLFRLMFASGVVKLTYMDKTWWDLSALNWHYESQCIPTPIAWYFQKLPTWFHRLSVVMTYVVEIAVPFLAFAPVRGLRVFVYCSEVFLQLLILLTGNYNFFNLLTIVLCVSLLDDKFILSRVQCLRCRQCVWSCWKKVHQPVEENINDEKAVSRSDKASCPPKKINPAEETSTASQLMEHVLDWMNARRENPKLTQAKEFLHGEIFGRIKLVCITLSCFVALVTLTSCSVKWFNIQATKKEPVHCEIAFTPEQLVYAVQLATQFAIWMGFLSLVIEILGAFIRCLLEQCSARLKMWQLFQCSFFSVVALLMFSISLYSLTAVDRVVQRSLPKVVVNLYSKTSYLELTNAYGLFRSMTGVGGRPELLVIGSNSQQGPWEQYNFLYKPGNIYQPPPFVAPHQPRLDWQMWFAALQSYKENPWFLSFLHKLLLGKEDVLQLIGESPFQQSPPKFIRVQLFMYHYTQNASSFWQVLLHSSTEKAWWTREFSKEYLPFLISNSSLATLEAILEGYGVYRPTFLPEVTWGLLHPLILDLRKAHRHLAPTTLINALLSIVVVCLIFKAWWRKSGKKFCSPALNRVCNKEEASEKTTGAKNHSVKENQSINERSTSEKQGVWNAFVAIFCATYMTTRKKVGRWCALLTGKVQEIVQRCKTVWKNRMPSVKKKA; encoded by the exons ATGGCAGCTGTTACAAATCGTGGCGCGAGTCAACAGGTTGTTCGACAAGGCTTCCTTTGGTGTATGGCCGCTATTTATTTATTCGCTTTCACTTCTCTTTATGTTCAAATACCAG GTCTCTATGGACATGATGGTATTCTCCCAGCCAGTTATATATTGCATGACT TGTCAACTTGTATAGATAAGACTCCACTGTGCACAAAGTGGGCAGTGGCTGGAGAATGTTCTAGAAACTATGGTTGGATGGTAGAGAACTGTATGAAGTCTTGTAACAGTTGCCATA TCTTAGACACATCCTTCAGCTCAGTTTTTCGTAAGACACCCACCCTTTTGTGGGTGACCCCTTACCTGGGACTGGACACTGTCACTGGAATGGAGTTCATATGTGTCATAGGCATTTCTACATCTCTTGTTCTGCTTTTATCACAAACATGTAGAGACTGTCTAAGTTACCTGACCTTGTGGTTCCTCTACTATTCCATGTTGCCA GTTGGTCAGATATTCATTCGCTATCAGTG GGATGCTTTGCTATTGGAAGCTGGATTCCTGGCCTTCCTTGTCGCTCCCTGGAACATTGTTGGTGTTCCTTGGCAGATTTGCAACAAATTCTCTTTTGTCAAACTTGGACGACTTAG GAATATATCCCGGCACCACGACAGCATAATGCTTTGGCTGACCAAGTGGCTTTTGTTTCGTCTGATGTTTGCTTCGGGGGTGGTGAAGTTGACTTACATGGATAAAACCTGGTGGGATCTAAGTGCCTTAAATTGGCATTACGAATCGCAG TGCATTCCAACGCCTATAGCTTGGTATTTCCAGAAATTGCCAACCTGGTTTCACAGATTGAGTGTAGTTATGAC TTATGTCGTAGAGATTGCAGTTCCTTTCCTAGCGTTTGCTCCTGTCAGAGGTCTTCGTGTATTTGTCTATTGTAGTGAG GTTTTTCTCCAGCTGTTAATCCTTCTTACTGGTAACTACAACTTCTTCAACCTGCTAACTATCGTCCTTTGTGTTTCTTTGCTGGATGATAAGTTCATTCTCTCTCGAGTTCAGTGTTTACGTTGCCGACAATGTGTATGGTCATGTTGGAAGAAAGTGCATCAAC CCGTGGAAGAAAACATAAACGATGAGAAGGCAGTATCAAGGTCAGACAAGGCCTCTTGTCCACCGAAGAAAATAAATCCAG ctgaAGAGACTTCAACAGCCTCACAGCTAATGGAACACGTCTTAGATTGGATGAACGCTCGGCGAGAGAATCCCAAGTTAACCCAAGCTAAAGAATTCCTTCATGGCGAGATTTTTGGTCGAATTAAACTTGTCTGCATTACATTATCCTGCTTTGTCGCGCTGGTTACTTTAACATCTTGCAGTGTCAAGTGGTTTAATATCCAGGCAACGAAAAAGGAACCAGTTCACTGCGAAATAG CGTTTACTCCTGAGCAACTCGTTTATGCTGTTCAGCTTGCCACACAGTTTGCAATATGGATGGGTTTTTTGTCCCTAGTCATCGAAATACTAGGCGCCTTTATCAG GTGCCTGTTGGAACAATGTAGTGCACGCTTGAAGATGTGGCAGTTGTTTCAGTGTAGTTTTTTCTCTGTAGTGGCCTTATTGATGTTTTCTATCAGCTTG TACTCGCTCACAGCAGTGGATCGTGTGGTTCAACGGAGCCTTCCAAAAGTGGTAGTTAATTTGTACAGTAAAACTTCGTATCTGGAACTTACCAATGCTTATGGGCTGTTCAGAAG TATGACAGGTGTTGGTGGTCGACCAGAACTCCTCGTTATAGGCAGCAATTCACAACAAGGCCCCTGGGAG CAATATAACTTTCTGTACAAGCCTGGAAATATTTACCAACCCCCTCCATTTGTTG cGCCTCACCAACCTCGCCTGGACTGGCAGATGTGGTTCGCAGCTTTGCAATCCTacaaagaaaacccttggtTTTTGAGTTTCCTGCACAAGTTGTTGTTAGGAAAGGAAGATGTGTTGCAGCTCATAGGTGAAAGTCCCTTTCAGCAATCCCCTCCAAAGTTCATCCGTGTGCAGCTGTTTATGTACCATTACACGCAAAACGCTTCCAGTTTTTGGCAGGTTCTTTTACATTCGAg TACTGAAAAAGCATGGTGGACACGAGAATTTTCCAAGGAATATTTGCCATTTCTCATCAGTAACAGTTCTCTAGCGACCTTGGAAGCAATACTGGAAGGTTATGGAGTTTACAGG CCAACTTTCCTGCCAGAAGTCACGTGGGGCTTGCTGCATCCGCTAATCCTGGACCTAAGGAAAGCTCATCGACATTTAGCGCCCACCACCCTAATCAATGCTCTTCTCTCCATTGTGGTTGTGTGTCTTATATTCAAGGCTTGGTGGAGAAAATCTGGAAAGAAGTTCTG TTCGCCAGCATTAAACAGAGTATGCAATAAAGAAGAAGCTTCAGAGAAAACTACTGGCGCAAAAAACCATTCCGTTAAAGAAAATCAATCGATAAATGAACGGTCAACATCTGAGAAACAGGGCGTTTGGAATGCTTTTGTGGCAATATTCTGTGCCACTTACATGACAACCCGCAAGAAAGTAGGACGCTGGTGTGCACTTTTGACCGGCAAAGTGCAAGAAATCGTTCAGAGATGCAAAACAGTCTGGAAGAATAGAATGCCCTCAGTAAAG AAAAAAGCATAA